Proteins from one Gimesia maris genomic window:
- a CDS encoding PVC-type heme-binding CxxCH protein codes for MNFHLKRLIFLICIMGLLLVGAKSPACASDLFIGAATTNITPPLPVSLTGHMRTRIAKKVESEISATVLVLESRQAGKTEDYAIMVSCDVICIRGGILEAVRDKVTPLLKDVDVKKIVLNATHTHTAPTLIEGRYDLPETGITHPAEFVEFASNQIANAIVKAWNSRQKGSAGWGLGHAVIAQNRRALYANGSAKMYGSTSVDSFRGIEGYEDHALEALFFWNEKNELIATAINIACPAQAVEGNKGVNADFWHPVREQLREKYGEQLHVLGWAGAAGDQVPRVMYRKKAEERMRKLNGLSLLDSLAKRIVAGWEEAYAGAKQEKHATPIFEHQVKTIALPKQKVSDDDYTRIQKEVKSYAKDRSKYRMMKWKQTVLERYDQQHAGTEEPYQMELHTIRLGDIAIATNDFELFNDFGTQMKSRSPALQTFVIQLCGPGTYVPTKRAVQGGSYSAIIESNLVGPAGGQVLTEQTIESISQMFSKPKQAVSQKPNTKQKTVAVANRKTTEMKADSKGWRPLFNGNNLDDVDTILATKTPIKDPDKFVQVKDGVFHIYRDTPAGKKSPFGYFATKDEYSHFHLRLEYKWGTKKFAPRTNVVRDAGILYHIFDKHKVWPSSIECQIQEKDTGDLFLVYGTGATINVLQKGKSPQYVDPAAGGKSIFLGKETGVSRVIKSETVEKEGWNTVEVIVRGSESAEHIVNGKLVNRYTDLKKFNSETNKWEPVSRGKLAFQVEGAEILYRNIEIKILDPADKAQPAANVSAAETPAPDAPPMSPEESLAATHVRPGYELQLVAAEPLVKDPVAIAWGADGRLWVAEMADYPYGMDGKGKPGGRIRCLRDTNGDGKYDHSTLFLDNISFPNGVMPWGDGILVTAAPEIFYAEDTNGDGVADKRDVIFSGFLEGNQQLRVNGLRWGLDNWVYCASGAHHGGYGADRKIKSAKTGELLTIGSRDFRFQPDTGELDPQSGPSQFGRNRDDWGNWFGEQNSHPLWHFVLDDRYLRRNPHIASPDPRQQLVVPRNPKVYPATDPQKRFHSFEHSGRYTSACSAMIYRDELLFPRADQQHAFTCEPFHNLVQHNILKEQGVSFVSHRDPAEKPFDFFASEDRWTRPVMARTGPDGALWVVDMYRYMIEHPDWLTPAGREELKPFYRHGDDRGRIYRVVKQGTAVRPVPDFTQMSTLELVAALNSPNGIQRDLASQTLQWRNDPAAVKPLQQLVKQGKSALVRLQALCTLDGLSQLSADVLRAGLTDQNPGVRRHAIRLSEKIAKKHPELISQAVKLAQDADAKTRLQLAYSLGEWDAQASAQTIAQMLLENSNDTYLSAAVLSSLNQQNIAGVMQATLAQTENPAAQKIIGELLTLSVAMRQGSAAQSGLQKIISLDRHKHFVWQCQNIASVLDALKAQKNSLATLVDQETEQGQKLLSQIASLTKQAHKVAFDSEADQAERIAAIGLLGRAPKTRAREIQELGALISPQVSSAIQSATVQQLGTFSDDAVSEVLLRGWDSHGPRLRSEILGLLISRPNWTSRLLDTIESGQLGAGEINASVRQTLAGSRDVKIKNRVKKLLANSGSADRRAVVKAHQYVLTLKGIPERGVPLFKKHCATCHKLDQVGFDIGPNLRSLTDRKPASLLTSILDPSASVDGKYVTYIAVTDDGLTFTGMMGSETGNSISLVAQGDKKKTILRGQLEEIRSTGKSLMPDGLEKELTAQDLADLIAYISKP; via the coding sequence ATGAACTTTCACTTGAAACGACTGATATTCCTCATCTGCATCATGGGCCTGCTCCTTGTGGGAGCGAAATCCCCGGCCTGCGCCTCGGATTTATTTATCGGAGCAGCCACGACCAATATCACTCCCCCATTGCCGGTTTCATTGACCGGCCATATGCGCACTCGGATTGCCAAAAAAGTAGAGAGCGAAATTAGTGCCACAGTGCTGGTGCTGGAATCGCGTCAGGCTGGAAAAACAGAAGATTATGCGATCATGGTCTCGTGCGATGTGATTTGTATCCGGGGCGGCATTCTGGAAGCGGTACGGGATAAAGTGACACCACTGCTGAAAGACGTGGATGTAAAGAAGATCGTTCTCAATGCAACGCACACACATACGGCTCCCACTCTAATTGAAGGTCGCTACGATCTTCCAGAAACAGGAATTACTCATCCGGCCGAGTTTGTAGAGTTTGCATCAAATCAGATTGCTAATGCCATTGTTAAAGCCTGGAACTCTCGACAAAAGGGAAGTGCAGGCTGGGGCCTGGGGCATGCTGTGATCGCGCAGAATCGTCGCGCCCTGTATGCTAACGGGAGTGCCAAAATGTATGGCAGTACTTCCGTCGACAGTTTTCGTGGAATCGAAGGCTATGAAGATCATGCCCTGGAAGCTCTATTTTTCTGGAACGAAAAGAATGAATTGATTGCGACAGCGATCAATATTGCCTGCCCGGCACAGGCCGTCGAAGGTAACAAAGGGGTCAATGCGGACTTCTGGCATCCGGTGCGTGAGCAGTTACGCGAAAAATATGGCGAGCAACTGCACGTTCTGGGCTGGGCCGGTGCTGCAGGTGACCAGGTGCCACGCGTGATGTACCGTAAAAAAGCAGAAGAGCGGATGCGCAAACTGAACGGGTTAAGTTTACTTGATTCACTGGCCAAACGCATTGTTGCCGGCTGGGAAGAAGCCTATGCGGGAGCAAAGCAGGAGAAGCACGCGACGCCAATATTCGAGCACCAGGTCAAAACCATCGCATTGCCGAAACAGAAAGTGAGTGACGACGATTATACCCGCATTCAGAAGGAAGTGAAAAGCTATGCCAAAGATCGTTCTAAATACCGGATGATGAAATGGAAGCAAACAGTTCTGGAGCGATACGACCAACAGCACGCGGGAACTGAAGAACCATACCAGATGGAACTGCATACGATTCGCCTGGGTGATATTGCAATCGCGACCAATGACTTTGAACTGTTCAATGATTTTGGAACCCAGATGAAATCGCGGAGCCCAGCTTTACAGACGTTTGTGATCCAACTGTGTGGCCCAGGTACTTACGTTCCCACAAAACGAGCCGTTCAGGGGGGAAGTTATAGCGCCATCATCGAGAGTAATCTCGTAGGACCCGCGGGCGGACAGGTATTGACCGAACAAACCATCGAATCAATCAGCCAAATGTTTTCAAAACCGAAACAGGCAGTAAGTCAAAAACCGAATACTAAACAGAAAACAGTTGCTGTCGCAAACAGGAAAACTACAGAAATGAAAGCGGATTCCAAAGGCTGGCGTCCTCTGTTTAACGGTAATAACCTGGATGACGTGGATACCATTCTCGCCACAAAAACGCCCATCAAAGATCCAGATAAATTCGTGCAGGTCAAAGACGGTGTGTTCCATATCTATCGAGATACTCCGGCAGGTAAGAAGTCACCCTTTGGGTATTTTGCGACCAAAGACGAGTATTCTCATTTTCATCTCCGCCTCGAATACAAATGGGGAACAAAAAAGTTTGCCCCACGAACCAATGTCGTTCGCGATGCCGGGATTCTGTATCACATCTTCGATAAGCACAAAGTCTGGCCGAGTAGTATTGAGTGTCAGATACAGGAAAAGGATACCGGCGACCTGTTTCTGGTCTACGGAACCGGCGCGACGATTAACGTGCTCCAGAAGGGGAAATCACCACAGTACGTGGATCCGGCTGCAGGCGGTAAGTCCATCTTCCTGGGAAAAGAGACCGGCGTTTCGCGGGTGATCAAAAGTGAGACCGTCGAAAAAGAAGGTTGGAATACCGTGGAAGTCATTGTCCGCGGTTCTGAAAGTGCCGAACACATTGTGAATGGAAAACTGGTAAATCGATATACTGATTTGAAGAAATTCAATTCAGAAACAAATAAATGGGAACCGGTGAGCCGGGGTAAGCTGGCGTTTCAGGTAGAAGGTGCAGAAATTCTGTATCGGAATATTGAGATCAAAATTTTAGATCCTGCTGACAAAGCACAGCCTGCTGCGAATGTCAGTGCTGCCGAAACGCCCGCTCCGGACGCCCCCCCGATGTCACCGGAAGAATCGCTGGCAGCAACGCATGTTCGTCCGGGCTATGAACTGCAACTGGTCGCTGCGGAACCATTGGTGAAAGACCCTGTGGCGATCGCCTGGGGAGCCGATGGCCGGCTCTGGGTTGCGGAAATGGCAGACTACCCTTACGGCATGGATGGGAAGGGAAAGCCGGGAGGACGCATACGCTGTTTACGTGATACGAACGGTGATGGAAAGTATGATCACTCAACCTTGTTTCTGGACAATATCTCGTTTCCCAATGGTGTCATGCCCTGGGGTGATGGAATTCTGGTGACGGCGGCTCCTGAAATCTTTTATGCGGAAGATACAAACGGGGATGGCGTGGCTGATAAGCGTGACGTCATTTTTTCGGGGTTCCTGGAAGGGAATCAGCAGTTGCGCGTGAATGGCCTGCGGTGGGGTTTAGACAACTGGGTCTATTGCGCCAGCGGTGCCCATCATGGGGGCTATGGAGCAGATCGTAAGATCAAATCCGCGAAAACAGGTGAGCTGCTCACCATCGGCTCGCGGGATTTTCGGTTTCAGCCCGATACGGGTGAACTGGATCCCCAGTCAGGTCCTTCACAGTTTGGCCGTAATCGGGATGACTGGGGAAACTGGTTTGGTGAGCAGAACAGCCACCCACTCTGGCATTTTGTGCTAGACGACCGCTATCTCAGACGGAATCCCCATATCGCTTCACCCGATCCACGTCAGCAACTGGTAGTTCCTCGTAACCCAAAGGTCTATCCCGCAACGGATCCTCAAAAACGCTTTCACAGCTTTGAACATTCCGGTCGCTATACGTCTGCCTGTTCCGCAATGATTTACCGGGATGAACTGCTTTTTCCACGCGCTGATCAGCAACACGCTTTTACCTGCGAACCGTTTCATAATCTCGTGCAGCATAACATCCTCAAAGAGCAGGGGGTGAGTTTTGTTTCACACCGGGATCCGGCGGAGAAACCTTTCGACTTTTTCGCTTCGGAAGATCGCTGGACACGCCCGGTCATGGCACGGACCGGACCGGATGGCGCCCTGTGGGTCGTGGATATGTACCGGTATATGATCGAACATCCCGACTGGCTCACACCGGCAGGACGTGAGGAGTTGAAGCCTTTCTACCGGCACGGCGATGATAGAGGCCGGATTTACCGGGTAGTGAAGCAGGGGACGGCAGTACGTCCGGTTCCCGATTTTACTCAAATGAGCACGCTTGAACTGGTCGCGGCACTGAATAGTCCGAACGGTATCCAGCGCGATCTGGCTTCTCAGACACTTCAATGGAGGAACGATCCTGCTGCGGTAAAGCCTCTGCAACAACTGGTTAAACAAGGCAAATCAGCATTGGTCCGCTTGCAGGCACTTTGTACTCTGGATGGTCTGTCCCAGCTGTCAGCTGACGTATTGCGGGCCGGGCTGACGGATCAGAATCCAGGTGTTCGGCGACATGCGATTCGGCTCAGCGAAAAGATTGCCAAAAAACATCCGGAACTAATTTCTCAGGCTGTGAAACTGGCCCAAGATGCCGATGCTAAAACGCGGCTGCAACTGGCGTACTCACTGGGAGAGTGGGATGCTCAGGCCAGTGCACAAACAATTGCCCAGATGCTGTTGGAAAACTCAAACGATACCTACCTTTCAGCTGCTGTGTTAAGCTCTTTGAATCAACAGAATATTGCCGGGGTGATGCAAGCAACTCTGGCCCAGACTGAGAACCCTGCTGCTCAAAAAATAATCGGGGAACTACTCACCTTATCTGTGGCGATGCGACAGGGTTCAGCAGCACAAAGCGGGCTGCAAAAGATTATCAGCCTGGATAGACACAAACATTTTGTCTGGCAGTGTCAGAACATTGCCAGTGTGCTGGATGCGTTGAAAGCACAGAAAAATTCGCTAGCTACTCTCGTGGACCAGGAGACAGAGCAGGGACAAAAACTGCTCAGCCAGATTGCTTCGCTAACAAAACAGGCACATAAAGTTGCTTTCGATTCTGAAGCCGATCAGGCGGAACGAATCGCGGCGATTGGTTTACTGGGACGTGCTCCCAAGACCAGAGCGCGCGAGATTCAGGAACTGGGGGCACTGATTTCTCCTCAGGTATCGTCTGCAATTCAATCGGCGACGGTGCAGCAACTTGGCACTTTTTCAGATGATGCTGTCAGTGAAGTTCTGCTCCGCGGCTGGGACAGTCATGGTCCCCGGTTACGATCAGAAATATTAGGACTGCTGATATCGCGTCCCAACTGGACTTCACGATTACTGGATACGATTGAGTCGGGGCAATTGGGGGCTGGAGAGATCAACGCCAGCGTGCGACAGACGCTGGCTGGTTCGCGGGATGTGAAGATCAAAAACCGTGTGAAGAAACTGCTGGCCAATTCAGGGAGCGCTGATCGTCGGGCTGTCGTCAAGGCACATCAGTATGTGCTGACTCTGAAAGGTATTCCGGAGCGAGGCGTACCCCTGTTTAAAAAACATTGTGCCACCTGTCATAAACTGGATCAGGTAGGCTTCGATATCGGGCCGAATCTGCGTTCCCTCACAGACCGCAAACCAGCCAGCCTGCTCACTTCCATTCTCGACCCGAGCGCCTCCGTGGATGGAAAATATGTGACTTATATTGCGGTCACAGATGACGGATTGACGTTCACAGGCATGATGGGTTCCGAAACAGGCAACAGCATTTCCTTGGTTGCCCAGGGTGATAAGAAAAAAACAATTCTGCGCGGACAGCTGGAAGAAATTCGTAGTACCGGAAAATCGTTAATGCCAGATGGTTTGGAAAAGGAATTGACCGCGCAGGATCTGGCTGACCTGATTGCTTATATCAGCAAACCATAA
- a CDS encoding dipeptide epimerase, which yields MKLFWQRVELPLKDPFTIARGTLRHQQCLIVSLSHQDATGYGEVTCNSYYGHNYESLEASLSQMRELIADWDLIHPGELFDRCDEVFPHDKFALSAIDGAAYDLYGKLHGIPTTEILELPAMGHTQSSYTLGIDSIEEMVRKYREQPGWPVYKVKLGTPHDLEIVQALRQETDATIRVDANCAWTPEQTIANSRVLAELGIEFIEQPLSADAPEEAHRLVFLNSVLPVIADESCRTEPDVGKCHGLFHGINVKLCKCGGLTPASRMLKQARELGMKTMVGCMIESTVGISAAAQLLPLLDYADFDGATLLAEDSARGVSIRNGRVDFSSISGSGIELLI from the coding sequence GTGAAACTGTTTTGGCAGCGGGTTGAACTTCCACTCAAGGATCCGTTCACAATTGCACGCGGAACACTTCGTCATCAGCAATGCCTGATAGTGAGTCTGTCTCATCAGGATGCAACTGGCTATGGCGAAGTGACCTGTAATTCCTACTATGGTCACAACTACGAATCACTGGAAGCTTCATTAAGCCAGATGAGAGAGTTGATCGCGGATTGGGATCTGATTCACCCTGGTGAACTGTTCGATCGCTGTGATGAGGTCTTTCCTCACGACAAGTTCGCACTCTCAGCAATCGACGGTGCCGCCTATGACCTGTATGGAAAGTTGCATGGAATTCCTACAACGGAAATTCTCGAACTTCCTGCGATGGGACATACACAATCCAGTTATACGCTGGGGATCGATTCGATAGAGGAAATGGTACGTAAGTACCGCGAACAGCCCGGCTGGCCTGTCTATAAGGTCAAACTGGGAACGCCGCATGATCTCGAAATCGTACAGGCTTTGCGGCAGGAGACTGATGCGACGATTCGCGTCGATGCCAATTGTGCTTGGACCCCGGAGCAGACCATCGCGAATTCCCGTGTGCTGGCTGAACTGGGAATCGAATTTATCGAGCAACCCCTATCTGCTGATGCTCCCGAGGAAGCACACCGGCTGGTATTTCTCAATAGTGTATTACCTGTGATTGCTGATGAGAGCTGTCGGACTGAACCGGATGTGGGAAAGTGTCATGGTCTGTTTCATGGTATCAATGTCAAACTCTGCAAGTGTGGTGGACTGACTCCTGCCAGTCGTATGTTAAAACAGGCCCGCGAACTGGGAATGAAAACCATGGTCGGGTGCATGATTGAATCAACGGTCGGCATCTCGGCGGCCGCGCAATTGCTGCCTTTACTGGATTACGCCGATTTCGATGGTGCCACTCTGCTGGCGGAAGACTCTGCACGGGGAGTCAGCATTCGAAATGGCAGGGTCGATTTCAGTTCGATTTCGGGCAGCGGGATTGAACTATTGATATGA
- a CDS encoding DUF1611 domain-containing protein, translating to MNTAALDSLKSSVSGLETISKYRRIAIAVGLDAALSNSKTAMSLLRYRGEHCLAVIDPAHCGKTTQELYGVGGNTPVVASLSDVDTPDALFIGISPPGGQMPEDLSLVITEGVQHGLDVVSGLHDFLVDNEVFCQEAERSGSLLIDVRRNQHRKTATCADFRPGCLRIHAVGQDCSVGKMVTMLELERGLQKRQADAKFLATGQTGIMVVGNGVPVDCVVSDFVNGAVEELVLQNEQHEILLIEGQGSITHPAFSAVTLGLLHGCAPQGLIFCYEAARPHVKGLPHVPLKTLERYRELYEQLASERFPAEFVGVAMNGRNISAAQGEIEKQQVQELLGLPVCDVYRDGPAVLVDAVLGLKERMST from the coding sequence ATGAATACTGCTGCACTCGATTCTTTAAAATCGTCTGTGTCTGGATTGGAAACAATCAGCAAATATCGACGCATCGCCATTGCAGTGGGACTTGATGCAGCCTTGTCTAACTCCAAGACTGCCATGAGCCTGTTACGCTACCGAGGTGAACACTGCCTGGCTGTAATCGATCCGGCGCATTGCGGAAAAACGACTCAGGAGCTTTACGGCGTTGGCGGGAACACTCCTGTCGTTGCCTCCCTGTCGGACGTGGATACGCCCGATGCACTCTTTATTGGGATCTCACCTCCCGGTGGACAAATGCCGGAAGATTTGAGTCTGGTAATCACGGAAGGGGTCCAGCACGGTTTGGATGTCGTTTCCGGACTGCATGACTTCCTCGTGGACAATGAAGTCTTCTGCCAGGAAGCGGAACGGAGTGGAAGCCTGCTGATTGACGTGCGCAGGAACCAGCATCGTAAAACGGCGACGTGTGCTGATTTTCGTCCCGGCTGCCTGCGGATTCATGCTGTCGGTCAGGATTGCAGCGTTGGTAAGATGGTCACCATGCTGGAACTGGAACGCGGTCTGCAGAAACGTCAGGCGGATGCAAAGTTTCTGGCAACCGGTCAGACCGGTATTATGGTTGTCGGAAATGGAGTGCCTGTCGACTGTGTTGTGTCTGACTTCGTGAACGGGGCTGTCGAAGAACTGGTGCTGCAGAATGAGCAACATGAGATATTACTCATTGAAGGGCAGGGCAGTATTACTCATCCTGCTTTCTCTGCAGTGACACTGGGGCTTCTTCATGGCTGCGCACCTCAGGGGTTAATTTTCTGTTATGAAGCAGCCCGACCTCATGTCAAAGGGCTGCCCCATGTTCCTCTGAAGACGCTGGAACGCTACCGGGAACTCTATGAACAACTGGCCTCTGAACGCTTTCCGGCGGAATTTGTGGGAGTTGCCATGAATGGTCGAAATATTTCTGCAGCGCAGGGGGAGATTGAGAAGCAGCAGGTTCAGGAACTACTGGGGTTACCCGTCTGCGATGTTTATCGCGATGGTCCGGCTGTTCTCGTTGACGCCGTTCTGGGACTGAAAGAGAGGATGTCGACGTGA
- a CDS encoding N-acyl-D-amino-acid deacylase family protein produces the protein MICLLTTEHGFSAERVDYVIENGTIHDGTGKVIEQGYVAVRNGKIVSVGPGEGPACEQRIDATCLVISPGFIDLHTHSDRGIIDPKSRGAVNYLLQGCTTSVTGNCGMGPIDVQEFYDNVDKAGAGTNVAHLLPQGELRSQVIGRVNRKATKAELQEMQRLAAKAMKEGAWGMSTGLIYTPSTYANTEELTELAKVIGANGGIYASHIRGEEEGLVSSIQEAIHIGQDAEVPVHVSHLKVKGTPNWGTLRLAIELIKEARKKGQRVTADQYPYIAASTSLAATIFPPWSMSGGVDQLVKRLDDPEAGAKVREAVGNSLSIKEDGKQIVIAQYSPRPDWVGKHLREIAKAEQKTALQIAEEIMRSGGAQIVNFAMNEEEVRDAMINPWVATASDGGVMVPDATRPHPRNYGAFPRKIGHYAIREQVIPLNQAIRSATGLPADVLGLTDRGYLKPGQAADIVIFDPKTIIDTATFENPHQYADGMRYVFVNGVAAVHEGTPTGALAGRALRKKSTP, from the coding sequence TTGATTTGTCTGCTGACCACAGAGCATGGTTTCAGTGCAGAACGGGTCGACTATGTAATCGAAAACGGTACCATCCATGATGGTACCGGTAAAGTGATTGAGCAGGGATATGTAGCAGTCCGCAATGGAAAAATCGTTTCGGTAGGCCCGGGTGAAGGTCCGGCATGTGAGCAGCGTATTGATGCAACTTGTCTTGTGATCAGCCCCGGATTCATCGATCTGCATACTCACAGTGATCGCGGCATCATCGATCCTAAATCCCGGGGTGCTGTTAATTACCTGCTGCAGGGATGTACGACCTCGGTGACCGGAAACTGCGGCATGGGGCCGATTGATGTTCAGGAATTCTATGATAATGTTGACAAAGCAGGAGCCGGAACCAATGTGGCCCACCTGTTACCACAGGGAGAGCTGCGATCACAGGTGATTGGAAGGGTCAATCGCAAGGCAACCAAAGCGGAACTGCAGGAAATGCAACGCCTGGCAGCTAAGGCGATGAAAGAAGGTGCCTGGGGGATGTCCACAGGACTGATCTACACCCCCAGCACATACGCCAACACGGAGGAACTTACCGAGCTTGCTAAAGTGATCGGCGCCAATGGGGGGATTTATGCCAGCCATATTCGCGGGGAGGAAGAGGGGTTGGTCAGTTCTATCCAGGAAGCGATTCATATTGGGCAGGACGCGGAAGTTCCGGTTCATGTTTCACATCTGAAAGTGAAGGGGACGCCGAACTGGGGCACACTGCGGCTGGCGATTGAACTGATCAAGGAAGCCCGGAAAAAAGGGCAGCGGGTTACAGCGGATCAGTATCCTTATATTGCAGCGAGTACTTCGCTGGCGGCCACTATTTTTCCCCCCTGGTCAATGTCTGGCGGTGTTGATCAACTGGTCAAGCGACTGGATGACCCGGAGGCCGGTGCGAAAGTTCGTGAGGCGGTTGGAAATAGCCTGAGCATCAAAGAGGATGGTAAGCAGATTGTGATTGCTCAGTATAGTCCACGTCCAGATTGGGTCGGAAAACATTTGCGAGAAATTGCCAAAGCCGAACAGAAAACAGCACTTCAAATTGCCGAAGAGATCATGCGAAGTGGTGGCGCGCAGATTGTAAACTTTGCCATGAATGAAGAAGAGGTGCGGGACGCGATGATCAATCCCTGGGTTGCGACTGCCTCAGATGGAGGGGTAATGGTACCAGATGCAACGCGACCCCATCCGCGTAATTATGGTGCATTCCCCCGTAAGATAGGCCATTATGCAATTCGCGAACAGGTTATCCCTCTGAACCAGGCCATTCGCAGTGCTACCGGTCTGCCGGCAGATGTACTGGGCCTGACTGATCGAGGCTATTTGAAACCGGGGCAGGCAGCAGATATCGTGATTTTCGACCCCAAAACAATCATTGATACCGCGACTTTCGAAAACCCGCACCAATATGCAGATGGCATGCGGTATGTCTTCGTGAATGGAGTGGCGGCTGTTCATGAAGGTACCCCCACCGGTGCACTTGCCGGACGTGCCCTGCGTAAGAAATCTACTCCCTGA
- a CDS encoding DUF1559 domain-containing protein: MYRYSSRRNGFTLIELLVVIAIIAILIALLLPAVQQAREAARRSQCKNNLKQIGLALHNYHDTHRTFSPGAVSLVSNTTSSTWCTSSSSNRGRAPWMVLILPYLDQAPLYQEFECDEDFTTWETTFSGYGGSTSNSAAWKHTMVAYKCPSDPVAGAEPAAASYRGVQGGYQASTGYCGVSSRRFYTNGILYVNSKISFRDLVDGSSNVLLVGESHYNTTTANTSNGSYVGWASTPNVGSGGSRHAINLTAADGGINAAPVDPNTGDPRDYQSHHFGSFHTGGCHFLLADGSVHFISENVDITMFRSLGIRNDGLPVGGFTQ; this comes from the coding sequence ATGTACCGGTACAGTTCACGCAGGAATGGGTTTACGCTCATTGAATTACTCGTTGTTATTGCCATCATTGCAATACTGATCGCTCTGCTTTTACCAGCGGTACAGCAGGCCCGGGAAGCAGCAAGAAGAAGCCAGTGTAAAAATAATCTGAAGCAGATTGGACTGGCATTGCACAATTACCACGATACCCACCGGACATTTTCTCCAGGGGCAGTCAGCCTGGTATCTAACACAACGAGTTCTACCTGGTGCACGAGTAGTTCTTCGAATCGAGGCCGTGCCCCCTGGATGGTATTGATCCTGCCTTATCTGGATCAGGCACCTTTGTATCAGGAGTTCGAATGCGATGAGGACTTCACGACCTGGGAGACCACCTTCTCAGGCTATGGCGGGAGTACCAGTAACTCAGCAGCCTGGAAGCATACGATGGTCGCTTACAAGTGTCCGTCTGATCCAGTCGCTGGTGCAGAACCAGCGGCGGCAAGTTATCGAGGTGTGCAGGGAGGCTATCAAGCTTCTACCGGTTATTGTGGAGTTTCATCGCGCCGGTTCTATACGAACGGTATTCTGTATGTCAATTCAAAGATCAGTTTTCGGGATCTCGTTGACGGGTCATCCAATGTTCTACTGGTGGGGGAAAGTCACTACAACACCACCACTGCGAATACGAGTAATGGTTCGTACGTTGGTTGGGCATCAACTCCGAATGTTGGTTCTGGAGGAAGTCGGCATGCGATCAATCTGACTGCCGCTGACGGGGGAATCAACGCCGCGCCTGTAGATCCGAATACGGGAGATCCGCGAGACTATCAATCGCATCACTTTGGCAGTTTTCACACTGGCGGCTGTCATTTTCTCCTGGCTGATGGATCTGTGCATTTTATCAGTGAAAATGTCGATATCACGATGTTTCGAAGTTTGGGAATTCGCAACGACGGTCTGCCCGTGGGTGGGTTTACGCAATAA
- a CDS encoding AraC family transcriptional regulator, protein MSPRPRSRSRSLKIPDNKQIALLIDPDDTWGRSVIQGIASAVRNVLPWSLWIAPRDQQWRLRVPRNWQGDGIIAAIRDDKTADHVSGLDLPTVNVSSWEKDYPDCYRVKTNDTRRAEMAFSHFRERSFSHFAYYGPPSQRYSQSRGDYFQDVVQAAGFVCDTFRSRTTTREKSSIQERTLRWLQQAPRPLAIFAADPHSGVLLTEVCSAVGFRVPEEIAILVGDTDDLLCNISAPPLSSIVLASEQIGMTSVRILESLLKGKKVKSKVHALPPLHVIERQSSEMLAIDDPLLVDALRFIRVRAHTGIQVSDVLQTVPISRRSLEQRFRQLLNCTPADEIRRIKIERVKQLLISTDKTVEQIAASSGFCSPGQLCFAFRKQIGQTPIEFRRSIRAG, encoded by the coding sequence ATGTCTCCTCGCCCCCGCTCTCGATCTCGATCTCTAAAGATCCCTGATAACAAACAGATCGCCTTGCTGATTGATCCAGATGACACATGGGGGCGCAGTGTGATCCAGGGCATCGCCTCAGCAGTTCGTAATGTTCTGCCCTGGAGTTTGTGGATTGCACCCCGTGATCAACAATGGCGATTGCGCGTCCCCCGGAACTGGCAGGGTGACGGCATCATCGCAGCTATCCGTGATGACAAGACAGCCGATCACGTCAGCGGCCTCGACCTGCCTACGGTCAATGTTTCTTCCTGGGAAAAAGACTATCCCGACTGTTACCGCGTTAAAACAAATGACACCAGGCGAGCTGAGATGGCGTTCTCCCATTTTCGCGAGCGGAGCTTCAGCCACTTTGCCTACTATGGTCCACCCAGCCAGCGGTATTCACAATCGCGGGGGGATTACTTCCAGGATGTCGTACAGGCCGCGGGATTCGTATGTGACACATTTCGCAGTAGAACTACGACGCGTGAGAAATCATCGATTCAGGAGCGCACACTCCGATGGTTACAGCAAGCACCCCGCCCGCTGGCTATTTTTGCCGCCGACCCGCATTCCGGAGTCCTGTTAACCGAGGTCTGTAGCGCAGTTGGTTTCCGTGTACCAGAGGAAATCGCGATCCTGGTAGGAGACACAGATGATCTGCTCTGCAATATCTCGGCACCGCCACTCTCCAGCATCGTCCTGGCCAGCGAGCAGATTGGTATGACCAGTGTCCGGATTCTAGAGTCACTGCTGAAAGGCAAGAAAGTGAAATCGAAGGTACATGCTCTGCCTCCTCTACACGTAATTGAGCGGCAGTCTTCTGAAATGCTGGCCATCGACGACCCCCTGTTGGTCGACGCCCTCCGCTTTATTCGGGTACGGGCCCATACCGGCATTCAGGTCAGCGACGTCCTGCAGACCGTTCCCATCTCACGTCGGTCTCTCGAACAGCGATTCAGACAACTATTGAACTGCACGCCCGCAGATGAAATTCGTCGTATCAAAATAGAACGGGTCAAACAGTTATTGATCTCTACTGACAAAACAGTCGAACAGATAGCCGCGTCGTCCGGTTTCTGTAGTCCTGGTCAACTCTGCTTTGCCTTCAGAAAGCAGATTGGACAGACCCCGATAGAATTTCGAAGGTCTATTCGAGCAGGGTAG